From a single Spongiibacter taiwanensis genomic region:
- a CDS encoding 5-formyltetrahydrofolate cyclo-ligase gives MTTDTAIDSRKRALRQQMRARRRALSPAAQAQAAQMLDHRIRQLPAYRHARNVAAYLASDGEVSLTPFLKQATRQGKRCYLPRITGKRAMRFHRYRPGQALFTNTYGLAEPGSRQPWRALKQMDMVLMPLVAFDRQGGRLGMGGGFYDRALAQCRGAYRPLLVGVAHDFQAVDRVPSQAWDIPLDWLITPTGCHRCAARKRRR, from the coding sequence ATGACCACTGACACCGCGATCGATTCCCGCAAGCGCGCCCTGCGCCAGCAGATGCGCGCGCGCCGCCGCGCCCTGTCACCGGCGGCGCAGGCCCAGGCCGCACAGATGCTCGACCATCGAATCCGCCAGCTGCCTGCCTACCGCCACGCCCGCAATGTTGCTGCCTATTTGGCCAGCGACGGCGAAGTTTCTCTCACGCCCTTCTTGAAGCAGGCCACCAGGCAAGGCAAACGCTGTTACCTGCCCAGAATTACCGGGAAACGCGCGATGCGCTTTCACCGCTATCGGCCGGGCCAAGCCCTCTTCACCAATACTTACGGGCTGGCAGAGCCAGGTTCACGACAGCCGTGGCGAGCTCTGAAACAGATGGATATGGTGTTAATGCCATTGGTGGCCTTTGATCGCCAGGGGGGGCGCCTTGGCATGGGGGGCGGTTTCTACGACCGCGCACTGGCGCAATGCCGGGGCGCATATCGCCCGCTGCTGGTGGGTGTTGCCCACGATTTTCAGGCAGTGGACAGGGTGCCCAGCCAGGCATGGGACATTCCCCTGGACTGGCTGATCACGCCCACCGGCTGCCATCGCTGCGCCGCTCGCAAACGGCGCAGATAG
- a CDS encoding peroxiredoxin family protein, with protein sequence MARIEAGEKITELSLPDYTGGVFSLDAVKGKRYLLSFFRFASCPFCNLRVHQLVSHFQEFGDQFTVVAIFDADQQELSRSALRHQAPFPILADKDNRYYRRFGVERSYLGVLKGMLMRFHQLCYSVVVKGNIPLKIGGHVATMPLNLLVDEDGVVKYAHYGRDEGDHLPLAVVKKFALTGDVPD encoded by the coding sequence ATGGCAAGAATTGAGGCTGGCGAGAAAATTACCGAGTTGAGTCTGCCGGACTACACCGGGGGCGTGTTTTCATTGGATGCCGTGAAGGGCAAGCGCTATCTGCTGAGCTTTTTCCGCTTTGCCAGCTGCCCCTTTTGCAATTTGCGGGTCCATCAATTGGTTAGTCACTTCCAGGAGTTTGGCGACCAATTTACCGTGGTGGCCATCTTTGATGCTGACCAGCAGGAGTTGAGTCGTTCCGCCCTGCGCCATCAGGCCCCCTTTCCCATCCTGGCCGACAAAGACAACCGCTACTATCGGCGCTTTGGGGTGGAGCGTTCCTATCTCGGGGTGTTGAAGGGCATGCTGATGCGTTTTCACCAGTTGTGCTATTCGGTGGTTGTGAAGGGAAATATCCCCCTGAAAATTGGCGGTCACGTTGCGACCATGCCCCTTAACCTGCTCGTTGATGAGGATGGAGTGGTAAAGTACGCGCATTACGGTCGCGATGAGGGGGATCACCTGCCGCTGGCCGTTGTGAAAAAGTTCGCATTAACCGGCGACGTGCCGGATTGA
- a CDS encoding sensor histidine kinase, whose product MTSSTVGSPVSGRSGVLQAPQVSAAGGILKRLLSAFSIFTTLGVLVYLLWQTLANPLETGLHVVRSEQLENVASAEADLNDEVVEARLNLDSPAVALADARSRYAAAGEALSAGQAGMAGLDPTLTDLLARFERAAKEKRELVDDYLEQQERLVLLFGAMRDIASQALSAEGIAGTAALREEIVSLVSEATIHSVRSDSNNLAELEQAFSAIALSASRIEDSEAQSLLSRLFDTTMSLRYTRDELQALMAGIESIASAEALAALRSQYSRYFETLQYAADKHRQTLAVFAVSLLAAFALIAWRLRLSFSALDRVNGELQDTNNNLELIVESRTVELREALSNVRAQQAQLIQSEKMASLGQMVAGVAHEINTPLGYANSNVEMVRESLEAGGELDQETLGEFAMLLSDAEYGLSQIADLVLSLKDFSRVDRSKTERFDLNEGVETALKICQNQLKTGIDVVRDFAELPRITCAPSQLNQVFLNLINNAAQAMSGQGELAIRSWQEGDQVFIAFKDSGCGMDEQTQAHIFEPFFTTKAVGEGTGLGLSIVFRIIEDHGGNISVSSSLGEGTEFTIRLPVDGASGAAAAARDTDIVTSDDESVLLDPQLA is encoded by the coding sequence ATGACTAGCTCCACTGTTGGGAGTCCGGTGTCCGGACGCTCGGGCGTTTTGCAAGCTCCACAGGTCTCTGCCGCTGGCGGCATTTTAAAACGGCTGCTCTCGGCCTTCTCAATTTTTACCACCCTGGGTGTGCTCGTTTATTTGCTCTGGCAGACGCTGGCGAACCCTTTGGAAACCGGCCTGCATGTGGTGCGCAGCGAGCAGCTGGAGAATGTGGCCAGCGCGGAAGCAGATTTGAATGACGAGGTGGTTGAGGCGCGGCTGAATCTGGACTCCCCGGCCGTTGCCCTTGCCGATGCGCGCAGCCGTTACGCGGCTGCAGGTGAGGCATTAAGCGCGGGTCAGGCGGGTATGGCTGGGCTCGATCCCACCTTGACCGACTTGTTGGCCCGCTTCGAGCGGGCGGCCAAAGAAAAGCGCGAGCTGGTTGATGATTACCTTGAGCAGCAGGAGCGTTTGGTGCTGCTGTTCGGGGCCATGAGAGATATCGCCTCTCAGGCGCTGAGTGCCGAGGGGATCGCTGGCACTGCAGCGCTTCGGGAAGAAATCGTCAGCCTGGTGTCAGAGGCAACGATCCACAGTGTTCGCTCCGACAGTAACAATCTGGCTGAGTTGGAACAGGCCTTTTCTGCCATTGCCCTGTCGGCAAGTCGAATAGAGGATTCCGAGGCCCAGTCCCTGTTGTCCCGGCTATTCGATACCACCATGAGTCTGCGCTACACCCGAGATGAGCTTCAGGCTTTAATGGCGGGTATCGAGTCTATTGCCTCGGCCGAGGCGCTAGCGGCACTGCGCAGCCAGTACAGCCGTTACTTTGAAACCCTGCAATACGCTGCCGATAAACACCGCCAAACCCTGGCGGTGTTTGCGGTTTCGCTGCTGGCGGCCTTTGCATTGATCGCCTGGCGTTTGCGCCTGAGCTTCTCGGCCCTGGATCGGGTCAACGGCGAACTGCAGGACACTAACAACAACCTTGAGTTGATTGTTGAGAGTCGCACTGTGGAACTGCGCGAGGCGCTGAGTAATGTGCGAGCCCAGCAAGCCCAGTTGATTCAGTCCGAAAAAATGGCGTCACTTGGCCAGATGGTTGCCGGGGTGGCCCACGAAATTAATACCCCGCTGGGTTATGCCAACAGTAACGTGGAAATGGTCCGGGAGTCGCTGGAGGCGGGTGGCGAGCTGGATCAGGAAACGCTGGGCGAGTTTGCCATGTTGCTCAGCGACGCCGAATACGGTCTGAGTCAGATCGCCGATCTGGTACTGAGCCTCAAGGATTTCAGTCGGGTCGATCGCTCAAAGACAGAGCGCTTTGATTTGAATGAGGGTGTCGAAACTGCGCTGAAAATCTGCCAAAACCAGCTGAAAACGGGTATTGACGTTGTCCGGGATTTTGCCGAATTGCCGCGGATTACCTGCGCCCCCTCCCAGCTTAACCAGGTCTTTCTCAATCTGATTAATAACGCGGCCCAGGCCATGTCCGGTCAGGGTGAGCTGGCCATTCGCAGCTGGCAGGAAGGCGATCAGGTGTTCATTGCCTTTAAAGACAGCGGCTGTGGTATGGATGAACAAACCCAGGCGCATATTTTTGAGCCCTTCTTTACCACTAAAGCCGTGGGTGAGGGCACCGGCCTGGGGCTGTCGATTGTGTTTCGCATTATCGAGGACCACGGCGGCAATATTTCAGTGAGCTCAAGCCTGGGTGAGGGCACCGAGTTTACGATTCGCTTGCCAGTCGACGGTGCCAGCGGCGCCGCAGCAGCAGCGCGAGACACAGATATTGTGACCAGCGATGACGAGTCAGTGCTGCTTGATCCGCAGCTTGCTTGA
- the ilvA gene encoding threonine ammonia-lyase, biosynthetic has translation MPQSYIKKILEARVYDVAIESPVDPAPLLSKRLGNQVLLKREDLQPVFSFKLRGAYNKMMKLSREELDRGVVAASAGNHAQGLALAAMRLGVKATIVMPKTTPQIKVNAVRARGGKVVLQGDTYDEASAYAQKLVAEKGMVYVHPYDDPDVIAGQGTVGMEILRQVTGPLDAVFVPVGGGGLAAGVAAYIKYVRPEVKVIAVEPEDAACLKLAMEKQRRAKLSEVGLFADGVAVAQIGKETFRVLRKTIDEVVTASTDEICAAIKDIFDDTRSIAEPAGALALAGLKKYVEREGCEGKTLLAIDSGANTNFDRLRYISERTEIGEQREAILSVTIPEQAGSFKKFCAALGKRNITEFNYRYSDDRDAQIFVGVAVAEGGADRQELVASLREQDYPVLDMTDNEMAKLHIRHMVGGHRPSAVASELLYRFEFPERPGALMNFLTKLGNRWNITLFHYRNHGAAYGRVLVGLEAQRSERKEIGQFLEQLAYPYHEESDNEAYSLFLS, from the coding sequence ATGCCCCAAAGCTATATCAAAAAGATACTCGAGGCCCGTGTATACGACGTGGCCATTGAGTCCCCCGTCGATCCTGCGCCGCTGCTGTCAAAGCGCTTGGGCAATCAGGTCTTGCTCAAGCGCGAAGACCTGCAGCCGGTGTTCTCATTTAAGCTCCGTGGCGCCTACAACAAGATGATGAAGTTGAGCCGTGAGGAGCTGGATCGCGGCGTGGTAGCGGCCTCTGCCGGGAATCACGCCCAGGGGCTGGCGCTGGCGGCCATGCGGCTGGGTGTGAAGGCCACTATCGTGATGCCCAAGACGACACCCCAGATCAAAGTGAATGCGGTGCGTGCCCGGGGCGGCAAAGTGGTGTTGCAGGGCGATACCTACGACGAAGCCTCAGCCTATGCCCAGAAACTGGTGGCCGAGAAGGGAATGGTCTATGTGCATCCCTATGACGATCCCGATGTCATTGCCGGGCAGGGCACTGTGGGGATGGAGATTCTCCGTCAGGTTACAGGTCCTCTTGATGCGGTGTTTGTGCCTGTGGGCGGCGGCGGACTGGCAGCCGGTGTGGCGGCCTATATCAAATATGTTCGCCCCGAGGTGAAAGTGATCGCGGTGGAGCCCGAGGATGCCGCTTGCCTGAAGCTGGCAATGGAAAAGCAGCGCCGGGCCAAGCTCTCTGAAGTGGGGCTCTTTGCCGACGGCGTGGCGGTGGCGCAGATCGGTAAAGAAACCTTTCGGGTGCTGCGCAAAACCATCGACGAGGTGGTCACCGCCAGTACCGATGAAATCTGCGCAGCGATCAAGGATATTTTTGACGATACCCGCTCCATTGCTGAACCAGCTGGCGCCCTGGCCCTGGCTGGCCTGAAGAAATATGTCGAGCGCGAGGGCTGCGAGGGCAAAACCCTGCTGGCTATCGACAGTGGCGCCAATACCAATTTTGATCGGCTGCGATATATCTCCGAGCGCACCGAAATTGGTGAGCAGCGCGAAGCGATCCTCAGCGTGACCATTCCCGAGCAGGCCGGCAGCTTCAAGAAGTTCTGCGCGGCGCTGGGCAAGCGCAATATCACCGAATTCAATTATCGCTATAGCGATGACCGCGATGCCCAGATCTTTGTCGGAGTCGCGGTGGCCGAAGGGGGCGCCGACCGGCAGGAGCTGGTAGCTAGTTTGCGGGAGCAAGATTACCCCGTGTTGGATATGACCGACAACGAAATGGCGAAGCTGCATATTCGGCATATGGTTGGCGGTCATCGGCCGAGTGCGGTTGCCAGCGAATTGCTGTACCGCTTTGAATTCCCCGAACGCCCCGGCGCGCTGATGAATTTCCTTACGAAGCTGGGTAACCGCTGGAATATCACCCTGTTCCACTACCGCAACCACGGCGCGGCCTATGGCCGGGTGCTGGTTGGTCTGGAAGCCCAGCGCAGTGAGCGCAAGGAGATTGGCCAGTTTTTGGAGCAGCTGGCCTACCCCTATCACGAAGAGAGCGACAACGAGGCCTACAGTCTGTTTCTCAGCTGA
- a CDS encoding cell division protein ZapA, which yields MSQNTVVVKILDKEYQVACPPEEQAPLLQAAQYLDRQMRQIRTSGKVIGLERIAVMAALNISHELLSVKNQGAASEQENEALQRITDRIEKTLQHCRQLEIN from the coding sequence GTGAGTCAAAACACCGTTGTCGTAAAAATTCTCGATAAAGAGTACCAAGTCGCCTGCCCGCCAGAGGAGCAAGCGCCATTGTTGCAGGCCGCCCAATACCTCGACCGGCAAATGCGCCAAATTCGCACCTCTGGCAAAGTCATTGGCCTGGAGCGCATCGCCGTGATGGCCGCGCTGAACATCAGTCACGAGCTGCTCAGCGTGAAAAACCAGGGGGCCGCCAGCGAGCAAGAAAATGAAGCCCTGCAACGCATTACCGACCGCATAGAAAAGACCTTGCAGCACTGCCGCCAGCTGGAAATCAACTGA
- a CDS encoding FAD-binding oxidoreductase: protein MSASSSYSPADAIIAALQDIVGSDKVRVDEEVLSTHGRDWTKAYSPAPTAVVFPRTLEEVQAIVKQANALQFAIVPSGGRTGLSGGAVAMNGEVVVSFDYMNHISNFNPIDRTVVCQAGVVTEQLQEFATEQGLFYPVDFASAGSSQIGGNIATNAGGIKVIRYGMTRDWVAGLKVVTGAGEVLDLNRGLLKNNAGYDLRQLFVGAEGTLGLIVEATMQLTRPPKDLTAFVLGVNDFSGIMNLFNRFQAEMDLTAFEFFSEQALQKVIAHSGLARPFPDACPYYALLEFERLNDATEAQAMALFGDCVEEGWVLDGVMSQSLEQLGNLWRLREDISETISKWTPYKNDISTVISKVPDFLVAVEELVSAAYPNFEIIWFGHIGDGNLHLNILKPDEMDKDEFFEKCAKVSTGVFEIVQRYGGSVSAEHGVGLLKKNYLEYSRSPVEVALMKQVKQVFDPNGVMNPGKIFD from the coding sequence ATGTCGGCCAGTTCTTCCTATTCCCCCGCAGACGCCATTATCGCGGCGCTTCAGGACATTGTCGGCAGCGATAAAGTGCGCGTTGATGAGGAGGTGCTGAGCACTCACGGACGCGACTGGACCAAGGCCTATTCGCCTGCGCCCACGGCGGTGGTTTTCCCTCGCACTCTCGAGGAAGTCCAGGCCATCGTCAAACAGGCCAATGCCCTGCAATTTGCCATTGTGCCTTCGGGTGGGCGCACCGGCTTGAGTGGCGGCGCGGTGGCGATGAATGGCGAAGTGGTGGTGTCCTTCGATTACATGAACCACATCAGCAACTTCAATCCCATTGACCGCACCGTGGTGTGTCAGGCGGGGGTGGTCACCGAACAGCTGCAAGAGTTTGCCACCGAACAGGGGCTGTTTTACCCGGTGGATTTTGCCTCGGCAGGTTCGTCGCAGATTGGTGGCAACATCGCCACCAACGCCGGGGGGATCAAGGTAATTCGCTATGGGATGACCCGGGACTGGGTAGCCGGCCTGAAAGTGGTAACCGGCGCTGGCGAGGTGCTCGATCTGAATCGTGGCCTGTTGAAGAACAATGCCGGTTACGATCTGCGTCAGTTGTTCGTCGGTGCTGAGGGCACTCTCGGCTTGATCGTTGAAGCGACCATGCAGCTGACCCGGCCGCCCAAAGACCTGACCGCCTTTGTGCTGGGGGTGAACGATTTTAGCGGCATCATGAATCTGTTTAACCGCTTTCAGGCGGAGATGGATTTGACCGCCTTTGAGTTTTTCTCTGAGCAGGCCCTGCAAAAGGTGATTGCGCACTCGGGTCTGGCGCGGCCCTTCCCGGATGCCTGCCCCTATTATGCGCTGCTCGAATTCGAACGCCTCAACGATGCCACCGAAGCCCAGGCCATGGCGCTGTTTGGAGATTGCGTTGAGGAGGGGTGGGTGCTCGACGGGGTGATGAGTCAGAGCCTGGAACAGCTCGGTAACCTCTGGCGCCTGCGGGAGGATATTTCTGAAACCATCTCAAAATGGACGCCTTATAAGAACGATATCTCCACCGTCATCTCCAAGGTGCCGGACTTTCTGGTCGCGGTGGAAGAGCTGGTCAGTGCGGCCTACCCAAACTTTGAAATTATCTGGTTTGGTCACATCGGCGACGGCAATCTGCACCTGAATATTCTCAAGCCCGACGAGATGGACAAGGACGAGTTTTTTGAAAAATGCGCCAAGGTTAGCACCGGTGTCTTCGAGATTGTGCAGCGCTACGGTGGCTCGGTGTCGGCGGAACACGGTGTTGGTCTGTTGAAGAAGAACTACCTGGAGTACTCGCGCAGCCCCGTGGAAGTGGCATTGATGAAACAGGTCAAGCAGGTGTTTGACCCCAATGGGGTAATGAACCCCGGCAAAATTTTTGATTAG
- the rpiA gene encoding ribose-5-phosphate isomerase RpiA yields the protein MNQDAMKKAVAEAAVEAVKANVLDGDIIGIGTGSTANFFIDLLAEFKDDIRGTVASSEASADRLRSHGIEVLDLNSTGSIAVYVDGADESNHRLELIKGGGAALTREKIVAAAAQKFICIADESKLVDQLGAFPLPIEVIPMARSYVAREIVKLGGNPVYREGVVTDNGNIILDVYDFMIATPMKTEEQINNITGVVCNGLFALRPADLLLLGTPDGVKSLTA from the coding sequence ATGAATCAGGATGCGATGAAAAAGGCAGTCGCCGAGGCAGCAGTCGAGGCAGTGAAGGCCAACGTACTCGACGGCGACATCATCGGTATTGGCACCGGTTCCACCGCCAATTTTTTCATTGATCTGTTGGCCGAGTTTAAAGATGACATTCGCGGCACCGTGGCCAGCTCCGAGGCCTCCGCAGATCGACTGCGCAGCCACGGCATTGAGGTGCTGGATCTCAACAGCACGGGCAGCATTGCGGTTTATGTGGATGGTGCCGACGAAAGCAACCATCGCCTCGAGCTGATCAAAGGCGGCGGCGCGGCACTGACCCGGGAAAAAATCGTCGCCGCTGCGGCACAGAAATTCATCTGCATCGCCGACGAAAGCAAGCTGGTCGACCAACTGGGCGCCTTCCCCCTTCCCATTGAGGTCATCCCAATGGCGCGCAGCTACGTGGCACGGGAAATCGTCAAACTGGGCGGCAACCCGGTGTATCGCGAAGGCGTGGTCACCGACAACGGCAACATTATTCTGGACGTGTACGATTTTATGATCGCCACACCGATGAAAACCGAAGAGCAGATCAACAACATTACCGGCGTGGTGTGCAACGGCTTGTTCGCACTGCGGCCCGCCGACTTACTGCTGCTCGGCACGCCCGACGGGGTAAAAAGCCTGACCGCCTGA
- a CDS encoding response regulator, producing the protein MTDLAQSAKARILFVDDEPRILVAMKALFRSQYDVFTANSGAQAVELLQTEAVDVVVSDQRMPNMTGVEVLREARKLRPRAIRVLLTGYSDLSAILDAINDGEIFRYINKPWSNPELRATIAAAVAAAEVEDLAAELPANREVADSADFSDAPAEAAAASTSATVLPLTAAPLSQGPGLLVLDDDEKTCLTLQRVLGRDRPVYTAHTLDAALAILERHEVGVIISEVAVAGESVIDLLSALRQHHPSLVAIVLASQADAGQSIELINQGQIYRFLNKPVGEGMLRGSVNLAFRRFDILKKDPNQTRRLAADVLPDAAEKKGIFKRIGQLFGRRA; encoded by the coding sequence ATGACCGACTTAGCTCAGTCAGCCAAAGCACGGATTCTGTTTGTTGATGATGAGCCCCGCATCCTGGTGGCCATGAAGGCGCTGTTCCGCAGCCAGTATGATGTGTTTACCGCCAACAGCGGCGCTCAGGCAGTGGAGCTACTGCAAACCGAAGCAGTAGACGTGGTGGTCAGTGATCAGCGCATGCCAAACATGACCGGGGTTGAAGTGTTGCGGGAGGCGCGCAAGTTGCGGCCCCGGGCCATTCGGGTATTGCTCACCGGGTATTCGGATCTCAGTGCCATTCTGGATGCCATCAACGATGGCGAAATTTTTCGCTATATCAACAAGCCCTGGTCTAACCCGGAGCTGCGCGCCACCATCGCCGCGGCGGTCGCCGCTGCCGAAGTAGAGGACCTGGCTGCCGAGTTGCCGGCTAACCGGGAGGTGGCCGACAGCGCCGACTTCAGTGACGCTCCGGCCGAGGCCGCCGCTGCGTCCACCTCGGCAACCGTGTTGCCGCTTACCGCCGCGCCCCTCAGCCAGGGGCCTGGCTTGTTGGTGCTGGACGACGATGAAAAGACCTGCCTCACCTTGCAGCGAGTGCTGGGTCGCGATCGGCCGGTGTACACCGCCCATACGTTGGATGCGGCGCTGGCCATTCTCGAGCGCCATGAGGTCGGGGTGATTATTTCAGAGGTTGCGGTGGCGGGTGAGTCGGTCATTGATTTACTCAGTGCCCTGCGCCAGCACCATCCCAGCCTGGTTGCCATTGTGCTGGCCTCCCAGGCCGATGCGGGTCAAAGCATTGAGCTGATCAATCAGGGGCAGATCTACCGCTTTCTCAACAAACCGGTTGGTGAGGGGATGCTGCGCGGCAGCGTGAACCTGGCATTTCGGCGTTTCGATATTCTCAAGAAGGACCCCAATCAAACCCGTCGCCTGGCTGCCGATGTGCTGCCGGACGCGGCGGAGAAGAAGGGGATTTTCAAGCGGATTGGTCAGTTGTTTGGCCGCCGGGCCTGA
- a CDS encoding TIGR02449 family protein, with protein MDDRQLQQLERKIEELVQLCEVLDRENRSLKAESNSWKLEREQLIEKTDIARAKVESMIQRLRALEKES; from the coding sequence ATGGATGATCGACAACTGCAGCAGCTGGAACGAAAAATAGAAGAATTGGTTCAGCTCTGCGAAGTTCTGGATCGCGAAAATCGCAGCCTCAAAGCAGAAAGCAACAGCTGGAAGCTGGAGCGGGAACAATTGATCGAGAAGACCGACATTGCCCGGGCAAAAGTCGAATCCATGATCCAACGTCTTCGGGCCCTGGAGAAAGAGTCGTGA
- a CDS encoding energy transducer TonB: protein MSESFNPGAKDLQERNPQENFRQESSARSLSGQSAEWVVTLALLGVCATAGISTWLGSAPELTGGKGVVERPVSLQTDDDRENAVLMDWQQRIERDFNRREQSERQQAQSQELKEQAQALALARAAAEAAERAAAEAESRARRAEQARKVAAQAAPVKTPSRVPAAVAEPVLTPANIDWSTCDTPAYPTVSIRRGEEGNVTMAFDISPEGSASNGRVVESSGSRRLDSRALDAVGKCRFTPATQDGVATDGEAQVRFAWKLQ from the coding sequence ATGTCTGAGTCATTCAACCCTGGGGCGAAGGATTTGCAAGAGCGCAATCCCCAAGAAAACTTCCGCCAGGAGAGCAGCGCACGGAGCCTGTCGGGTCAGTCGGCAGAGTGGGTGGTGACCCTGGCATTGCTTGGAGTTTGCGCCACGGCGGGCATCTCAACCTGGCTGGGTAGCGCTCCCGAGTTGACCGGAGGTAAGGGTGTGGTCGAGCGGCCCGTTTCGCTGCAGACCGACGATGATCGTGAAAACGCAGTGCTGATGGATTGGCAGCAACGAATCGAGCGGGATTTTAATCGGCGGGAGCAAAGTGAGCGGCAGCAGGCTCAGAGTCAGGAGCTGAAGGAGCAGGCTCAGGCATTGGCTTTGGCTCGAGCAGCGGCTGAGGCGGCCGAGCGCGCTGCTGCGGAAGCCGAGTCCCGGGCGCGGCGAGCGGAGCAGGCGCGCAAAGTGGCGGCGCAGGCCGCACCGGTCAAAACCCCCAGCAGAGTGCCCGCGGCGGTGGCCGAACCGGTGCTAACGCCGGCGAACATCGACTGGAGTACCTGCGATACACCGGCTTACCCCACCGTGTCGATTCGTCGTGGTGAAGAGGGCAATGTCACCATGGCCTTTGATATTAGCCCTGAGGGGAGTGCCAGTAACGGTCGGGTGGTGGAGAGCAGCGGCTCCCGCCGTTTGGATAGCCGGGCCCTGGATGCCGTTGGCAAATGCCGCTTTACTCCGGCCACCCAGGATGGCGTGGCCACCGACGGCGAGGCCCAGGTGCGATTTGCCTGGAAGCTGCAGTAA
- a CDS encoding TetR/AcrR family transcriptional regulator gives MGRKKTFAEQDALEAATRCFWSEGFAATTFQQLEAHTGLSGRSLINCFGDKDTLFAAALGHYRQAVAEELASITESGAAAILRFFRKIADAPADSLRHRGCLIINSLGEGRGEEAKAKVEIEAFRQLLRQFFREALRQESIKGKKSKADFILTLLWGSSSEIRQQGSTQAIVPVIKTLEECLASWPRTAKA, from the coding sequence ATGGGCCGCAAAAAAACATTTGCCGAGCAAGATGCCCTTGAGGCCGCCACCCGCTGCTTCTGGAGCGAGGGCTTTGCCGCCACGACATTTCAGCAATTGGAGGCCCACACCGGCCTCAGCGGGCGCAGCCTGATCAACTGCTTCGGTGATAAAGACACCTTGTTTGCTGCCGCCCTTGGCCACTACCGCCAAGCCGTGGCCGAGGAGCTGGCCAGCATTACCGAATCAGGCGCCGCGGCCATCCTGCGTTTTTTCCGCAAGATTGCTGACGCCCCCGCTGACAGCCTGCGCCACCGGGGCTGCCTGATCATCAACAGCCTCGGCGAGGGTCGGGGGGAAGAGGCAAAGGCAAAAGTGGAAATTGAAGCGTTCCGGCAACTACTGCGCCAGTTTTTTCGGGAGGCCCTGCGCCAGGAGAGCATCAAGGGCAAAAAGTCGAAGGCCGATTTCATTCTGACCCTGCTGTGGGGCAGCAGCAGCGAAATACGCCAGCAAGGCAGCACCCAGGCGATAGTACCGGTCATCAAAACCCTGGAAGAATGCCTGGCTAGCTGGCCGAGAACGGCAAAGGCTTAA
- a CDS encoding fumarylacetoacetate hydrolase family protein — protein MAYTHRFTDGSPCNLTPGKVVCVGRNYAEHAKELNNPIPSSPLLFMKPASALAELGEPLQIPWGLGTCHHELELALLIGRPLKGADAAEVMSAVVGYGLALDLTLRDLQSSLKSKGHPWERAKAFDGACPLSGFLPAGAVTDWRGLQLRLRRNGQPQQQGNCRDMLFPLDELLSNISQTFTLSPGDVVITGTPPGVGPLYPGDVLKAEIVGLLSVDTRVAHLAASGETP, from the coding sequence TTGGCTTACACGCACCGTTTTACTGATGGCTCCCCCTGCAACCTGACCCCGGGGAAGGTCGTCTGCGTGGGGCGCAATTACGCAGAGCACGCCAAGGAGCTGAATAACCCCATCCCCAGTTCACCTTTATTGTTTATGAAACCCGCCTCGGCGCTGGCCGAGTTAGGCGAGCCGCTGCAAATTCCCTGGGGCCTGGGCACTTGCCACCACGAGTTGGAGTTGGCCTTGTTGATCGGTCGGCCGTTGAAGGGGGCCGACGCCGCCGAGGTCATGAGTGCTGTGGTTGGCTATGGCCTGGCATTGGATCTTACCCTGCGGGATTTGCAAAGCTCACTGAAATCCAAAGGTCACCCCTGGGAGCGAGCCAAGGCCTTTGATGGGGCGTGCCCCTTGTCGGGCTTTTTGCCGGCCGGCGCGGTAACTGATTGGCGGGGGTTGCAATTGCGCTTGCGCCGCAATGGTCAGCCCCAGCAGCAGGGCAACTGCCGGGATATGCTCTTTCCCCTTGATGAACTGCTGAGCAATATCAGTCAGACTTTTACTCTGAGCCCGGGCGATGTGGTGATCACGGGTACGCCGCCGGGGGTGGGCCCGCTTTACCCTGGAGATGTGCTCAAGGCGGAGATTGTTGGCTTGCTCAGCGTTGACACCAGGGTGGCGCATCTTGCTGCAAGTGGCGAGACGCCTTAG